A DNA window from Setaria viridis chromosome 2, Setaria_viridis_v4.0, whole genome shotgun sequence contains the following coding sequences:
- the LOC117842202 gene encoding uncharacterized protein At4g14100 produces MAPTRWPPPPLLILLLLFAAAAMVAEDASGLPLPSPTPWPERFHAVLFTNLTNYSSASTGPPLRITDLYYDWPRRRNLNLVRHQLSADPLYDVEWNNGTSFYFDSSTCRVVRFPVGVLPPWWLSGGGAEYAGRAVSGGIDCHVWGKAGFIVYYEEAATGRPVRWDFIDDVTGIKQYVIRFEPGLALEDAQWQAPAHCFPPDDDDDAEQGKGNDDVASSSKEEVGVAMLEAARLLRKLAGAAATS; encoded by the exons ATGGCGCCCACCCgctggcccccgccgccgctcctcatcctcctcctcctgttcgccgccgccgccatggtggCAGAGGATGCATCCGGCCTGCCTCTCCCTTCGCCGACGCCGTGGCCGGAGCGGTTCCACGCGGTGCTGTTTACGAACCTGACCAACTACTCATCGGCCTCCACGGGCCCGCCGCTCCGCATCACGGACCTCTACTACGactggccgcggcggcggaacCTCAACCTGGTCCGCCACCAGCTCTCCGCCGACCCGCTCTACGACGTGGAGTGGAACAATGGCACCTCCTTCTACTTCGACTCCTCCACCTGCCGCGTCGTGCGGTTCCCCGTCGGCGTGCTGCCGCCCTGGTggctctccggcggcggcgccgagtaCGCGGGGCGCGCCGTCTCCGGCGGCATCGACTGCCACGTCTGGGGGAAGGCCGGGTTCATCGTCTACTACGAGGAGGCCGCCACGGGCCGGCCCGTGCGGTGGGACTTCATCGACGACG TGACGGGGATCAAGCAGTACGTGATTCGCTTCGAGCCCGGCCTGGCGCTGGAGGACGCGCAGTGGCAGGCGCCCGCGCACTGCTTCCCaccagacgacgacgacgatgcagAACAAGGGAAGGGCAATGACGATGTCGCAAGCAGCAGCAAGGAGGAGGTTGGGGTTGCGATGCTTGAGGCGGCCAGGCTACTCAGGAAGCTTGCAGGAGCTGCAGCAACCTCTTGA